The Bacteriovorax sp. Seq25_V genome window below encodes:
- a CDS encoding rhomboid family intramembrane serine protease: MDSTDKKIIYGSLADYKIAESACREMAKIGVTVDIETDESGMHHLYVTDEKDLPVAVDHFRVLIGVKKPIEIDPEWEKIQKLPMGNFTFSILIVCILIYFFGYFMEYADVYNMLMFGPPQKELTFVLIEAGQLWRLMTPALIHFGFMHILFNLMWWKDLGNILENTKGPFFLLLFLVSSSAFSNFFQAFFAGPNFGGLSGVVYALLGYLWIYSRVNKESEFSLPKRDVVLMIGWFFLCLFDVFSFSAANWAHGAGLVFGMGTGLVLGLKDRN; this comes from the coding sequence TTGGATAGTACTGATAAAAAAATTATATATGGTTCCCTTGCTGACTATAAAATAGCTGAGTCCGCGTGTCGGGAAATGGCTAAAATCGGTGTTACTGTTGATATCGAAACAGATGAGTCAGGTATGCACCATCTTTATGTGACTGATGAAAAAGACCTCCCTGTAGCCGTTGATCATTTTAGAGTTTTAATTGGAGTAAAAAAACCAATTGAAATTGATCCTGAATGGGAAAAAATCCAGAAGCTTCCAATGGGGAATTTTACTTTTTCAATTCTTATCGTTTGTATTCTTATTTACTTTTTTGGCTACTTTATGGAGTACGCTGATGTCTATAATATGCTTATGTTTGGTCCTCCACAAAAAGAACTGACATTTGTCTTAATTGAGGCCGGTCAGCTATGGAGACTTATGACTCCTGCACTAATTCACTTTGGTTTTATGCATATTCTCTTTAATCTCATGTGGTGGAAGGACCTTGGAAATATTCTGGAAAATACTAAGGGCCCTTTCTTTCTTTTGCTTTTTTTGGTCTCAAGTTCCGCTTTCTCAAATTTTTTTCAGGCCTTCTTTGCAGGACCTAACTTTGGTGGTCTCTCTGGTGTTGTTTATGCGCTACTTGGATATCTATGGATTTATTCAAGAGTGAATAAAGAGAGTGAATTTTCACTTCCAAAAAGGGATGTTGTTCTAATGATTGGTTGGTTCTTTCTTTGCTTATTCGATGTCTTCTCATTTTCTGCTGCAAACTGGGCACACGGTGCAGGGCTTGTCTTTGGTATGGGAACAGGGCTGGTATTGGGACTAAAAGATCGTAATTAA